From the Terriglobia bacterium genome, one window contains:
- the mazF gene encoding endoribonuclease MazF gives MVTSRPFVPAQGDAVWITLNPQAGHEQAGRRPAVVVSPAAYNRKVGLALVCPITSQVKGYPFEVRIPAGLGVAGTILSDQVKSLDWRARKASLICALPAGVVGETLGKLKTLLE, from the coding sequence ATGGTGACGTCTCGCCCGTTCGTTCCCGCGCAGGGTGACGCGGTGTGGATCACCCTCAACCCGCAGGCCGGTCACGAGCAGGCGGGGCGACGTCCGGCTGTCGTCGTGTCCCCGGCCGCGTATAACCGGAAGGTCGGGCTCGCGCTCGTCTGCCCGATCACGAGCCAGGTGAAGGGGTATCCCTTCGAGGTGAGGATCCCCGCAGGCCTGGGCGTGGCGGGGACGATCCTGTCGGACCAGGTGAAGTCGCTGGACTGGCGCGCCCGAAAGGCGAGCTTGATCTGCGCGCTTCCCGCGGGCGTCGTCGGCGAAACCCTCGGGAAGCTGAAGACGCTTCTGGAATAG
- a CDS encoding AbrB/MazE/SpoVT family DNA-binding domain-containing protein: MRVAVARWGNSLAVRIPRSVAQDARIDEGAELDMSVVKGKVVMTPSAGPRYSLKDLLSGVTRANLHAEVGTGTPVGREVW; the protein is encoded by the coding sequence ATGCGCGTCGCGGTCGCCCGATGGGGGAACAGCTTGGCCGTCAGGATCCCGAGGTCCGTCGCGCAGGACGCCCGCATCGACGAGGGCGCCGAGCTGGACATGTCGGTCGTAAAGGGGAAAGTCGTCATGACGCCCTCCGCGGGTCCGCGATACTCGCTGAAGGATCTCCTCTCCGGCGTGACGAGAGCCAACCTACACGCCGAGGTCGGGACCGGAACCCCCGTGGGACGCGAGGTATGGTGA
- the gap gene encoding type I glyceraldehyde-3-phosphate dehydrogenase, which translates to MATGKPRVAINGFGRIGRAVFRILSKRDDIEVVALNDITSNDALAYLLRFDTVYGPYDGKVTLLDNRMQAGTQDVLMLEEKDPAKLPWKSLGVDVVVEATGRFRKREQIALHLDAGAKRVILTVPAKDEIDATVVIGVNDKDLKPEHRIVSNASCTTNCLAPVAMVLEERFGIVKGYITTVHAYTNDQRLADVPHSDLRRSRAAAENIIPTTTGAARAVGKVLPVLKGKLDGIAMRVPVPDGSTVDLVAELTRPATVESLNAAMKEAASKPPLQGILEYTEEPIVSSDIIQNGSSAIFDALSTRVLGGTFAKVIAWYDNEWGYSCRVVDLIHKLWAL; encoded by the coding sequence ATGGCGACGGGGAAGCCGCGGGTCGCGATCAACGGGTTCGGCCGGATAGGAAGGGCCGTGTTCCGCATCCTGAGCAAGCGGGACGACATCGAGGTCGTCGCCCTCAACGACATCACAAGCAACGATGCGCTGGCCTATCTCCTCCGGTTCGACACGGTCTACGGTCCCTACGATGGGAAGGTGACGCTGCTCGACAACCGGATGCAGGCCGGAACCCAGGACGTCCTGATGCTCGAGGAGAAAGACCCGGCGAAGCTCCCGTGGAAGAGCCTCGGTGTCGACGTCGTCGTGGAGGCCACGGGGAGGTTCAGGAAGCGCGAGCAGATCGCCCTGCATCTCGATGCCGGCGCCAAGCGGGTGATCCTCACCGTGCCGGCGAAGGACGAGATCGACGCGACCGTTGTGATCGGCGTGAACGACAAGGACCTGAAGCCGGAGCACCGGATCGTGTCCAACGCCTCCTGCACGACCAACTGCCTCGCCCCCGTGGCCATGGTGCTGGAGGAGCGGTTCGGCATCGTCAAGGGTTACATCACCACGGTCCACGCGTACACGAACGATCAGCGGCTGGCCGACGTGCCTCACAGCGACCTCAGGCGGTCCCGCGCCGCGGCGGAGAACATCATCCCGACCACCACGGGGGCCGCCCGGGCCGTGGGCAAGGTCCTCCCGGTGCTCAAGGGGAAGCTCGACGGCATCGCGATGCGCGTCCCGGTGCCGGACGGCTCGACCGTGGACCTCGTGGCGGAGCTGACCCGGCCTGCGACGGTGGAGTCGCTGAACGCGGCGATGAAGGAGGCGGCGTCCAAGCCGCCACTCCAGGGAATCCTGGAGTACACCGAGGAGCCGATCGTCTCCTCGGACATCATCCAGAACGGCTCCTCGGCGATCTTCGACGCCCTGTCCACCCGCGTGCTGGGCGGGACCTTCGCCAAGGTGATCGCCTGGTACGACAACGAGTGGGGGTACAGCTGCCGGGTGGTGGACCTGATCCACAAGCTCTGGGCGCTCTAG
- the gap gene encoding type I glyceraldehyde-3-phosphate dehydrogenase, whose translation MTIRIGIMGFGRIGRNVFRILYPRDDIEIVAIVDIADPKGLEYLLKFDTVHGRFDEPVWVSGDSMYAKGRQIRMLQRKAPGDVDWGALGVDIVIESTGQFRTRAILEKHLETGAKRVILTVPPRDEIDALVVMGVNEHVLTPETRIVSNASCTANALAPICKVLNDAFGIERAFMTTVHAYTNDQRLADVPHTELRRSRAAAENIIPATTWSPQAVERILPELKGRLDGMALNVPVPDGSIVDLVALMKRAVAAEEVNEVVKSAAATRFKSIIEYVDQPIVSSDVIGNAHSAIFDGLSTLVLGGNLLKTLTWYDNGWGYATRVVELVLRLAKFNDMAAPAGR comes from the coding sequence ATGACGATTCGGATCGGGATCATGGGCTTCGGCCGGATCGGCAGGAACGTATTCCGGATTCTCTACCCCCGGGACGACATCGAGATCGTGGCCATCGTGGACATCGCCGACCCCAAGGGGCTCGAGTACCTGCTCAAGTTCGACACCGTCCATGGGCGTTTCGACGAGCCGGTGTGGGTGTCCGGCGACTCGATGTACGCCAAGGGGCGCCAGATCCGTATGCTCCAGCGGAAGGCGCCGGGGGACGTGGATTGGGGCGCCCTGGGCGTCGACATCGTGATCGAGTCGACGGGCCAGTTCAGGACTCGCGCCATTCTCGAGAAGCACCTCGAGACCGGCGCCAAGCGGGTGATCCTGACGGTTCCGCCGCGGGACGAGATCGACGCCCTGGTGGTGATGGGGGTGAACGAGCACGTGCTGACTCCCGAGACGCGGATTGTGAGCAACGCCTCGTGCACCGCCAATGCGCTGGCCCCGATCTGCAAGGTCCTGAACGACGCGTTCGGGATCGAGCGGGCCTTCATGACCACGGTGCACGCGTACACGAACGACCAGCGGCTCGCCGACGTCCCGCATACCGAGCTCAGGCGGTCCCGCGCCGCCGCCGAGAACATCATCCCGGCGACGACGTGGTCCCCGCAGGCGGTGGAGCGGATCCTGCCGGAGCTCAAGGGCCGGCTCGACGGCATGGCGCTCAACGTGCCGGTCCCCGACGGCTCGATCGTGGACCTGGTCGCTCTGATGAAGCGGGCGGTCGCCGCCGAGGAGGTCAACGAAGTGGTGAAGTCGGCGGCCGCCACCCGGTTCAAGAGCATCATCGAGTACGTGGACCAGCCGATCGTCTCGTCCGACGTCATCGGCAACGCGCACTCGGCGATCTTCGACGGGCTGTCCACCCTGGTCCTCGGGGGCAACCTGCTCAAGACCCTGACCTGGTACGACAACGGGTGGGGCTACGCCACGAGGGTCGTGGAGCTCGTCCTGCGCCTCGCCAAGTTCAACGACATGGCCGCGCCGGCGGGGAGGTGA
- a CDS encoding NapC/NirT family cytochrome c, with product MRNLFATISRNLTSLAGVALTTAAAILFVAMFLVEAIGIVEAGPYVGILGFLVLPGLFLLGLVLIPAGLWLERRRDRRIAERGGAPPALPVFDFNDPRTRKTLLLLLALTTLNLAILGVAGYKGVEVMDSTSFCGSACHSVMAPEYANYQRSPHARVGCVSCHIGPGANWFVKSKLSGSWQLIAVMFDLYPKPIPTPVRNLRPARETCEQCHWPTKFVGDRLKVLTHYAEDEANTELKNVLLLRVGGAQGRSSKGIHWHVDPAIQIRYRSDEKRESISEVELTLPDRTVKTFKTGGDPAKAAAAEETWRTMDCVDCHNRPTHIYRMPQDEMDAALREQRIDRSLPFVRREGLKALEGAYASHEEARARIREQVLAFYAKNYPEVASGKRDLVTTAAEELGKIYCVNVWPSMHIAWGTYANHIGHQHAPGCFRCHDGEHKTALGEEISQDCSTCHTLLAQEEKEPAILKELQP from the coding sequence ATGCGGAACCTGTTCGCCACGATCAGCCGGAATCTGACGAGCCTGGCCGGCGTCGCCTTGACCACCGCCGCCGCCATCCTCTTCGTCGCGATGTTCCTCGTGGAGGCGATCGGGATCGTGGAGGCGGGCCCCTACGTCGGGATCCTCGGCTTCCTCGTGCTCCCCGGGCTGTTCCTGCTGGGCCTCGTGCTCATCCCCGCGGGGCTCTGGCTCGAACGGAGGCGGGACCGGAGGATCGCGGAGCGAGGCGGAGCGCCGCCCGCGCTGCCGGTGTTCGACTTCAACGATCCCCGCACCCGAAAGACCCTCCTGCTGCTCCTGGCGCTCACGACGCTGAACCTCGCGATTCTCGGCGTGGCGGGATACAAAGGGGTCGAAGTGATGGACTCGACCTCGTTCTGCGGCAGCGCCTGCCACAGCGTGATGGCGCCCGAGTACGCCAACTACCAGCGCTCCCCTCACGCGAGAGTCGGCTGCGTGTCGTGCCACATCGGCCCCGGCGCCAACTGGTTCGTGAAGTCGAAGCTGTCCGGATCCTGGCAGCTGATCGCCGTGATGTTCGATCTCTACCCGAAGCCGATCCCGACGCCGGTCCGGAATCTCCGCCCGGCACGGGAGACCTGCGAGCAGTGCCATTGGCCCACGAAGTTCGTCGGCGATCGCCTCAAGGTGCTGACCCACTACGCCGAGGACGAGGCCAACACGGAGCTCAAGAACGTACTTCTGCTCCGGGTGGGCGGGGCCCAGGGGCGGTCCTCCAAGGGGATTCACTGGCACGTCGACCCGGCCATCCAGATCCGCTACCGATCCGACGAGAAGCGGGAGAGCATCTCGGAGGTCGAGCTGACCCTGCCCGATCGGACCGTCAAGACCTTCAAGACGGGCGGGGACCCGGCGAAGGCTGCCGCCGCGGAGGAGACCTGGCGGACCATGGACTGCGTGGACTGCCACAACCGGCCGACCCACATCTACCGGATGCCCCAGGACGAGATGGACGCGGCGCTGCGGGAGCAACGGATCGACCGGTCGCTCCCGTTCGTCCGGCGGGAAGGGTTGAAGGCGCTGGAGGGAGCCTACGCATCCCACGAGGAGGCCCGGGCGAGGATTCGCGAGCAGGTCCTGGCGTTCTACGCGAAGAACTACCCCGAGGTCGCCTCGGGAAAGCGGGACCTCGTCACCACGGCCGCGGAAGAGCTGGGGAAGATCTACTGCGTCAACGTCTGGCCGAGCATGCACATCGCCTGGGGGACCTACGCCAATCACATCGGCCACCAGCACGCCCCGGGCTGTTTTCGCTGCCATGACGGCGAGCACAAGACCGCGCTGGGCGAGGAGATCTCGCAGGATTGTTCCACCTGCCACACGCTGCTCGCGCAGGAGGAGAAGGAGCCCGCGATCCTCAAGGAGCTCCAGCCCTAG
- a CDS encoding DUF971 domain-containing protein: MSDPVNRFAPVNVAVIGRELAIAWADGQETCLGFDDLRRSCPCAACRARAAAPPSADPLRVVRAASAGELSIVRVVPVGSYAIQIVWSDGHDTGIYSFERLRGASGSRP, from the coding sequence ATGAGCGACCCCGTGAATCGATTCGCGCCGGTGAACGTCGCAGTGATCGGCCGCGAGCTGGCGATCGCGTGGGCGGACGGCCAAGAGACCTGCCTCGGGTTCGACGACCTTCGTCGGAGCTGTCCCTGCGCGGCATGCCGTGCGCGCGCGGCGGCTCCCCCTTCCGCCGACCCGCTGAGGGTTGTCCGGGCCGCCTCGGCGGGGGAGCTGTCGATCGTCCGCGTGGTGCCCGTGGGCTCGTACGCGATCCAGATCGTCTGGTCCGACGGGCACGACACGGGGATCTACTCGTTCGAGAGGCTTCGGGGTGCGTCCGGATCCCGGCCGTAG
- a CDS encoding AAA family ATPase, producing MSPTPKRSGPKVPMELAAPQLRWRCDASKFRFETTDELGDGPINIIGQPRAMEALKLGLAIRSAGYNIFVAGEVGTGRSTAVKRQLAAVERGDTAPDDLVYVYNFKDAYQPRLLSFPAGKGRAFRKALEDLVEGFRKHVPELFDSDPYRKRRSEKIDAAKELQKERLKEFEKRVQAEGFALVQVQLGPVVRPDLMPVVAGNPVAMSQLESLVEEEKFQRREFDRLKSKYAKLTEAMEILTKEFRDLERDLRRELIDLDRELARPLVREATSDLKEEFPGERVAGFIDEAAENILDHLDRFRDGEEPPSSGAERDRARAEVRERMLPYAVNVLVDNAETKGRPIIWETSPTYRNLFGTLERARDASGEWSTDHTRVKGGSLARANGGFLVVDALDVLAESGVWPALKRTLRNQVIEIQTFDPFNLCSNVSTKPEPIPLDVKVILIGTRQIYRLLHALDEDFKKIFEVKADFAVETPRSADELKNYAAFVRKKCQDDRLPPFHREAVAAVVEHGVRLAGRQEKITTRFNEVADVIREAGYWAKQEKAKRVDARHVDQAIAQRVRRVDLVEEVLRERFADGTMLVDLDGEKVGQVNGLVILDVGDHAFGLPSRITASTAVGRAGIVDIDREAEMSGAIHTKGVLILAGFLRSRFAQDKPLALSASLCFEQSYDEIDGDSASSSELYALLSSLSGVPIRQSIAVTGSVNQRGEIQPIGGVNEKIEGYFDLCRLKGLTGEQGVLIPSRNLTQLMLRKDVVEEVEKGRFRIFAISTIEAGIEILTGLPAGERAGDGSWPRDSVFGRVDARLAELALKVREYGLADLPSGP from the coding sequence ATGAGCCCCACCCCGAAGCGATCCGGTCCGAAAGTCCCCATGGAGCTCGCCGCGCCGCAGCTCCGGTGGCGGTGCGACGCGTCGAAGTTCCGATTCGAGACCACCGACGAGCTCGGCGACGGGCCGATCAACATCATCGGCCAGCCGAGGGCGATGGAGGCGTTGAAGCTCGGCCTCGCCATACGGAGCGCGGGCTACAACATCTTCGTCGCGGGCGAGGTCGGGACCGGCCGATCCACGGCCGTCAAGCGCCAGCTCGCGGCCGTCGAGCGGGGGGACACCGCACCCGACGACCTGGTCTACGTTTACAACTTCAAGGACGCCTATCAGCCCCGGCTGCTCTCGTTCCCGGCCGGGAAGGGGCGGGCGTTCAGGAAGGCCTTGGAGGATCTGGTCGAGGGGTTCCGGAAGCACGTCCCGGAGCTGTTCGACTCCGATCCGTACCGGAAGCGGCGATCGGAGAAGATCGACGCCGCGAAGGAACTCCAGAAGGAGCGTCTCAAGGAGTTCGAGAAGCGGGTTCAGGCGGAGGGATTCGCCCTGGTGCAGGTGCAGCTCGGCCCCGTGGTTCGACCGGACCTCATGCCGGTGGTCGCCGGGAATCCGGTGGCGATGAGCCAGCTGGAGTCCCTGGTCGAGGAGGAGAAGTTCCAGCGCCGCGAGTTCGACCGGCTGAAGTCCAAGTACGCCAAGCTCACCGAGGCGATGGAGATCCTGACCAAGGAGTTCCGCGACCTCGAGCGCGACCTGCGGCGCGAGCTCATCGACTTGGACCGCGAGCTCGCCCGCCCGCTGGTCCGGGAGGCGACCTCGGACCTCAAGGAGGAGTTCCCGGGGGAGAGGGTCGCGGGGTTCATCGACGAAGCCGCGGAGAATATCCTCGATCACCTCGATCGCTTCCGCGACGGGGAGGAACCACCGTCCTCCGGCGCCGAGCGCGATCGGGCGCGGGCGGAGGTGCGGGAACGGATGCTCCCGTACGCGGTGAACGTCCTGGTGGACAACGCGGAGACGAAGGGACGCCCGATCATTTGGGAGACCTCGCCGACCTACCGGAACCTGTTCGGGACCCTCGAGCGGGCTCGGGACGCGTCGGGGGAGTGGAGCACCGATCACACGCGCGTCAAGGGAGGAAGTCTCGCGAGGGCCAACGGAGGCTTCCTGGTCGTGGACGCCCTGGACGTCCTGGCGGAGAGCGGGGTGTGGCCCGCGCTGAAGCGGACGCTCCGGAACCAGGTGATCGAGATCCAGACGTTCGACCCGTTCAACCTCTGCTCGAACGTCTCCACCAAGCCCGAGCCGATCCCGCTGGACGTCAAGGTGATCCTGATCGGCACCCGGCAGATCTACCGGCTGCTCCACGCCCTGGACGAGGACTTCAAGAAGATCTTCGAGGTGAAGGCGGACTTCGCCGTGGAGACGCCGCGCAGCGCGGACGAGCTCAAGAACTACGCGGCGTTCGTCCGGAAGAAGTGCCAGGACGACCGGCTCCCCCCGTTCCACCGGGAAGCGGTGGCGGCCGTCGTCGAGCACGGGGTCCGCCTCGCGGGCCGCCAGGAGAAGATCACCACGCGGTTCAACGAGGTGGCCGACGTGATCCGCGAGGCCGGCTACTGGGCCAAGCAGGAGAAGGCGAAGCGGGTCGACGCGCGACACGTGGACCAGGCGATCGCCCAGCGGGTGCGGCGAGTCGATCTCGTCGAGGAGGTTCTCCGCGAGCGTTTCGCCGACGGGACGATGCTCGTGGACCTCGACGGCGAGAAGGTCGGCCAGGTGAACGGTCTCGTGATCCTCGACGTCGGCGACCATGCCTTCGGCCTCCCGTCACGGATTACCGCGTCGACGGCGGTGGGGCGCGCCGGGATCGTCGACATCGACCGCGAGGCCGAGATGTCCGGGGCGATCCACACGAAGGGGGTCTTGATCCTCGCCGGGTTCCTCCGCTCGCGCTTCGCGCAGGACAAGCCGCTGGCCCTCTCGGCGAGCCTCTGCTTCGAGCAGAGCTACGACGAGATCGACGGCGACTCCGCGTCGTCGTCGGAGCTGTACGCGCTGCTGTCGAGCCTGTCGGGGGTCCCGATCCGCCAATCCATCGCGGTCACCGGCTCCGTGAACCAGAGGGGAGAGATCCAGCCGATCGGCGGGGTCAACGAGAAGATCGAAGGGTACTTCGACCTCTGCCGGCTCAAGGGGCTCACCGGGGAGCAGGGGGTCCTGATCCCCTCCCGCAACCTGACGCAGCTGATGTTGAGGAAGGACGTCGTCGAGGAGGTCGAGAAGGGCCGGTTCCGCATCTTCGCGATCTCGACCATCGAGGCGGGGATCGAGATCCTCACCGGACTCCCGGCCGGTGAGCGCGCGGGTGACGGATCCTGGCCGCGCGACTCGGTGTTCGGCCGGGTGGACGCGCGCCTCGCGGAGCTCGCCCTCAAGGTCCGCGAGTACGGCCTCGCCGACCTGCCCTCGGGGCCATGA
- a CDS encoding sigma-70 family RNA polymerase sigma factor, giving the protein MEDRAADDLVRVDSILRGDRDAFADLVRRYQSLVAGVAWRYGIRRDDIEDIVSEVMIKVFKNLHLYRPDYPFSTWLYRLAANHVLDQGRRARREHGRTEMPAEIADDTPGPGEGMEGRERAALVRSALEEIDSRYREVIFLVYVEGNRVDEVARTLGIPEGTVKTRLMRGREALRRILVRHHPEHFGV; this is encoded by the coding sequence ATGGAGGATCGGGCGGCCGACGACCTGGTCCGGGTCGATTCGATCCTCCGGGGCGACCGCGACGCTTTCGCCGACCTCGTCCGGCGATATCAGAGCCTGGTGGCGGGGGTCGCGTGGCGATACGGGATCCGGCGTGACGACATCGAGGACATCGTGAGCGAGGTCATGATCAAGGTCTTCAAGAACCTCCACCTGTACCGGCCGGACTATCCCTTCTCCACCTGGCTGTACCGGCTCGCCGCCAATCACGTGCTCGATCAGGGACGCCGCGCCCGGCGGGAGCACGGGCGCACCGAAATGCCGGCCGAGATCGCGGACGACACCCCGGGGCCCGGCGAGGGCATGGAGGGGCGGGAACGGGCCGCGCTGGTCCGCTCCGCGCTCGAAGAGATCGACAGCCGGTACCGGGAGGTCATCTTCCTGGTTTACGTCGAGGGAAACAGGGTGGACGAGGTCGCGCGGACCCTGGGGATTCCGGAAGGCACCGTGAAGACCCGGCTGATGCGGGGACGGGAGGCGCTCCGCAGGATCCTGGTCCGCCACCATCCCGAGCACTTCGGAGTCTGA
- a CDS encoding VWA domain-containing protein — translation MSFTTRWLPAGAAILAGVAATVLAGDPSPSVRFLSPPNLGRVVGKVSVEVSCEPPQGASVARVALSVDGKPLAVLESPPYKTVWDAGDGTSPHRLDAVASFSDGTEARGIVRTSAFRVDFVENVDLVNVYAVVRDSHRTYVQGLRQEDFRIFENGRPQEIDRFSTEWKPLRVAIVLDTSLSMKGARLEAAQDAALEFLKLLEPEDEELLVTFNDKVVIAQPLTTDRGAVGQAIRKATATGGTALYDAVYRTSDLLEKFEGRRVLVLLSDGRDEAASGLEPGSLHTLAEALDRALRNEVMIFTIGVGSHLDEQMDFDGSHSLETILRDLAENTGGRTTFSSRAGQLRKAFDEVAQDLRHQYSLAYVPDDRRHDGTWRDIRVTVARSGLKAAAKRGYYAPYPSPGPSRPAGGAR, via the coding sequence ATGAGCTTCACGACACGATGGCTCCCCGCCGGGGCCGCCATCCTCGCCGGGGTGGCTGCGACGGTCCTCGCCGGGGATCCGTCCCCCAGCGTCCGTTTCCTGTCCCCCCCGAATCTGGGGCGGGTCGTGGGCAAGGTGAGCGTCGAGGTCTCGTGCGAGCCGCCCCAGGGCGCTTCGGTCGCGCGGGTGGCGCTGAGCGTGGACGGCAAGCCGCTGGCCGTGCTCGAGTCGCCGCCCTACAAGACGGTCTGGGACGCCGGCGACGGGACATCGCCGCACCGACTCGACGCGGTCGCGTCGTTCTCGGACGGGACGGAGGCGCGCGGCATCGTGCGCACGTCCGCGTTCCGGGTGGACTTCGTCGAGAACGTCGACCTGGTGAACGTCTACGCGGTGGTCCGCGATTCCCATCGGACGTACGTCCAGGGGCTGCGGCAGGAAGACTTCCGGATCTTCGAGAACGGGCGGCCCCAGGAGATCGACCGTTTCAGCACCGAGTGGAAGCCCTTGAGGGTCGCGATCGTGCTCGACACGTCGTTGAGCATGAAAGGGGCTCGCCTGGAGGCGGCTCAGGACGCCGCCCTCGAGTTCCTGAAGCTGCTGGAGCCGGAGGACGAGGAGCTCCTCGTCACCTTCAACGACAAGGTCGTGATCGCCCAGCCGCTCACCACCGACCGAGGGGCCGTCGGGCAGGCGATACGGAAGGCGACGGCGACGGGGGGCACGGCTCTCTACGACGCCGTCTACCGGACCTCGGACCTGCTGGAGAAGTTCGAGGGCCGCCGGGTGCTGGTGCTCCTGTCCGACGGGCGGGACGAGGCGGCGAGCGGTCTCGAGCCGGGCAGTCTCCACACCCTGGCCGAGGCCCTCGACCGCGCTCTCCGCAACGAGGTGATGATCTTCACCATCGGCGTCGGGAGCCACCTCGACGAGCAGATGGACTTCGACGGGAGCCACTCGCTCGAAACGATCCTCAGGGACCTGGCGGAGAACACCGGCGGCCGCACGACGTTCTCCTCCAGGGCCGGGCAGCTCCGTAAGGCGTTCGACGAGGTGGCCCAGGATCTCCGCCACCAGTACTCCCTCGCGTACGTCCCCGACGACCGGCGCCACGACGGAACCTGGCGCGACATCCGGGTGACCGTGGCGAGGTCGGGACTCAAGGCCGCGGCGAAGCGTGGATACTACGCCCCCTACCCCTCCCCCGGCCCTTCACGTCCGGCCGGCGGAGCCCGCTGA
- a CDS encoding lipid-A-disaccharide synthase N-terminal domain-containing protein yields the protein MTLDRIPTGWLLLGLVGQAAFSARFVIQWLASERRRRSVVPSSFWWLSLAGGALLLAYALHRRDPVFVLGQSAGLAVYLRNLALIRKRPPEDAKV from the coding sequence ATGACCCTTGACCGGATCCCCACCGGATGGCTCCTCCTGGGACTCGTGGGACAGGCCGCGTTCTCCGCGCGGTTCGTGATCCAGTGGCTCGCGTCCGAGCGGCGCCGCCGGAGCGTGGTGCCGTCGTCGTTCTGGTGGCTGTCCCTCGCCGGAGGGGCGCTGCTCCTGGCGTACGCGCTCCACCGGCGTGACCCCGTCTTCGTGCTGGGGCAGTCGGCGGGCCTCGCCGTCTACCTCCGGAACCTCGCCCTGATCCGGAAGCGTCCGCCGGAGGACGCGAAGGTCTAG
- a CDS encoding glycosyltransferase family 2 protein, which produces MGAPDLTVVVPVFEERDNLEPLVAEILGALGPSGLSVEIVLVNDGSRDGSAERIAELARSRPGVRGLHFRENRGQSAAFDAGFKAARGRFVVTMDADLQNDPRDIPALLEALRDHDAAVGYRGIRHDSWLRRVSSVIANAVRNRLSGDDIVDTGCSLKAFRAEALRGLKLYTGMHRFLPTLIRMEGRSVVQLPVNHRPRRSGRSKYGVWNRVFRSFADLLAVRWMKRRGLGYEVIRHDP; this is translated from the coding sequence ATGGGTGCGCCCGACCTGACCGTCGTCGTTCCCGTGTTCGAGGAGCGGGACAACCTCGAGCCGCTCGTCGCCGAGATCCTGGGAGCGCTCGGCCCGTCGGGCCTGTCCGTCGAGATCGTCCTGGTGAACGACGGGAGTCGGGACGGCTCCGCGGAGAGGATCGCCGAGCTGGCGCGCTCGCGCCCGGGCGTCCGCGGTCTCCACTTCCGCGAGAACCGGGGGCAGTCGGCGGCGTTCGACGCGGGATTCAAGGCGGCTCGGGGAAGATTCGTCGTGACCATGGACGCCGATCTCCAGAACGACCCGCGGGACATACCGGCGCTCCTCGAAGCGCTGCGGGACCACGACGCCGCGGTGGGGTACCGCGGGATCCGGCACGACTCCTGGCTCCGGCGCGTCTCCTCGGTGATCGCCAACGCGGTTCGGAACCGGCTTTCGGGGGACGACATCGTGGACACCGGATGCTCGCTCAAGGCGTTCCGGGCCGAGGCGCTCCGCGGTCTGAAGCTCTACACGGGCATGCACCGGTTCCTTCCGACGTTGATCCGGATGGAAGGCCGGAGCGTCGTGCAGCTCCCCGTCAACCACCGACCCCGCCGGTCGGGGCGCAGCAAGTACGGGGTCTGGAACCGGGTGTTCCGCTCGTTCGCGGATCTCCTGGCGGTCCGTTGGATGAAGAGGCGCGGACTCGGTTACGAGGTGATCCGCCATGACCCTTGA